One region of Streptomyces subrutilus genomic DNA includes:
- a CDS encoding SOS response-associated peptidase — translation MCGRYASSRAPEDLAGLFDAEREPGAEALGPSWNVAPTDDVWAVLERADRDTGEVARRLRPVRWGLVPSWAKDPSVGSRMINARVETVHEKPAYRRAFTRRRCLLPADGFYEWVAVPATGSAKAYKQPYFIRPEDAGVMAMAGLYEFWRDPSVKDDDDPAAWLLSATIITTEATDQAGRVHPRMPLALDPGDYETWLDPAHQDTADLRALLHTPADGRLAVTPVSTEVNSVRNNGPHLLGPAAS, via the coding sequence ATGTGCGGTCGTTACGCTTCCTCCCGAGCCCCCGAAGACCTCGCGGGCCTCTTCGACGCCGAGCGGGAACCCGGCGCCGAGGCGCTGGGGCCGTCGTGGAACGTGGCCCCGACCGACGACGTGTGGGCGGTCCTGGAGCGGGCCGACCGCGACACCGGAGAGGTGGCGCGTCGGCTGCGTCCGGTGCGGTGGGGCCTGGTGCCGTCCTGGGCGAAGGACCCGTCGGTCGGCTCGCGCATGATCAACGCCCGGGTCGAGACCGTCCACGAGAAGCCGGCCTACCGGCGCGCGTTCACCCGCCGGCGGTGCCTGCTGCCCGCCGACGGCTTCTACGAATGGGTCGCCGTCCCCGCCACCGGCTCCGCGAAGGCCTACAAGCAGCCGTACTTCATCCGCCCCGAGGACGCGGGGGTGATGGCGATGGCCGGGCTGTACGAGTTCTGGCGCGACCCATCCGTCAAGGACGACGACGACCCCGCGGCCTGGCTGCTCTCGGCCACCATCATCACGACCGAGGCCACCGACCAGGCGGGGCGGGTCCACCCCCGCATGCCGCTGGCCCTCGACCCCGGCGACTACGAGACCTGGCTCGACCCCGCCCACCAGGACACCGCCGACCTCCGCGCCCTCCTGCACACCCCGGCCGACGGCCGCCTCGCGGTGACGCCGGTCTCGACGGAGGTCAACAGCGTCCGCAACAACGGCCCCCACCTCCTGGGCCCCGCCGCTTCCTAA